The window CCCCCGTTCAAGGCCTTCTGAAGACCTACGACAAGCCATTCAGCAAGACCAAGCACGAAGCTCTGACGGCTCAAGACCTCGTCTGGATTCGTTGGAACGACGGCAAGCTGCTGCCTTACAAGGACCCCATTGTCAGTTCGCTGGCAACCGTCGACTTCAAGCAATAACGCACCAGGCGTAAGCGGAGCCGCGTCCCGCGGCTCCGGCATTCTTCTCGGAGGCAATCATGGTAGAGGCGCTCTTACAAGCGATTCTCAGCGGCTTGGCCGTGGGCGGAGCCTACGCGTTGGTGGCACTGGGTTTCAGCATTACTTTCACGACGACCAAGACCCTGAACTTCTCGCACGGAGAGTTCGTGTCGGCGGGCGCATTCATTGGTATGAGCGCTCTCTTCCTGGTTCTCGGTCTTCCGGTCAGCTCGACGACTTTTGGCTCTGCTCTTCCTGGCTCTGGCGCGCAGTTGCTGGCCCTCGCCGCAGCACTGGGCATCATGGGGCTGCTTGGATGGGTCCTCTATCTCGTGGGCGTTCGTCCGTTTGCGGGCCGTCCTGGCATGGCCTGGGTCATGAGCACGCTGGGCTTCGGCGTCATCTTGCAGAGTATTGGCTTGGCCATCTGGGGCCCCAAGCCGGTGGTGGTGCCAGGCCCGGTGGGTGACGAGGTCATCCGCATCATGGGCGTCGGCGTTCGGCCTCAAGAACTGCTGACACTCTTTGTGGCGGTCGTCATCATGGTCCTGTTCGACTGGGTCATGAATCGCACGAT is drawn from Variovorax sp. PBS-H4 and contains these coding sequences:
- a CDS encoding branched-chain amino acid ABC transporter permease; this translates as MVEALLQAILSGLAVGGAYALVALGFSITFTTTKTLNFSHGEFVSAGAFIGMSALFLVLGLPVSSTTFGSALPGSGAQLLALAAALGIMGLLGWVLYLVGVRPFAGRPGMAWVMSTLGFGVILQSIGLAIWGPKPVVVPGPVGDEVIRIMGVGVRPQELLTLFVAVVIMVLFDWVMNRTMVGKAMRAVAANGNVASLMGINTNAIMIGAFIVSSALAGLSGFLLAPIAQASLFMGLTVGLKGFSGAMIGGLSNPRGCVIGGFALGVLESLVNLWSAQWREVAVFALVILVLAFRPTGLFGKPMVEKV